ACCATTTTCATACAACGCTTTCCATTCCCAAACATTAAGCAATACCCATCGCTTTTCTATTTTCAATTCTCCACTTTCATACCATTCCTTCCATACACCAACTTCAGAGCCTTTTTTGTAAAAACCTTCATATCGTAATTGTCCATTTGCATACCAACCATTCCATTTTCCATCTTTCTTGTCTGTTTTACACTTCAAGCGGTCCAAACGACATTCATGCCATTCGTAATTTCGGTACTTTTTATCGTAGAGTTTATAAGCACCTTCTTCTGCCAATTGGCCATTTTCATGCCACAATTTCCAAATGCCATCGCGCTTACCGCCCTTATAATTTCCTTCACTTGCCAACCGTCCATTTTCATGCCATAATTTCCAAATTCCTTCTCGTTTATCAGATTCGAAAAGACCTTTCCATTTCAATTTACCGCTTTCAAAAAATTCTTTCCGTACACATCCATCCATACCCAATCTGCATTCTTCCTCAGCAATCAATTTTCCATTTTCATCCCACCATTTCCCAACGCCAACTTCATGGCCCGCTTTATAATATTCAACAGCTTTTAACTTTCCGTTTTTATACCATGTTTTTCGAGGGCCATCAAGTTCTCCGTCCTTATAATTTTTTTCTTCATACAATCGGCCTTCATCATCCCATTCTTTATAAATGCCGTCCGGTTCATCATCTTTAAAAGTTTCGTATTCCTTCAATTTTCCATTTTCACCCCACCATTTCGAATAGCCATCAAGTTTTCCATTTTTATAATTTCTTTCTTCTATCAACAAGCCATCATTATTCCACTCTTTCTGAACGCCATTCAACTTACCAGCCTTATAATTTTCCAATTTTTTCAATTTACCATTTTCTTGCCATTCTTTCCATGAACCTTCTTCCAAGCCATTTTTATAAAAACGAACCGATTTCAATTTGCCACTTTCATACCATTCTTTCCAAGAGCCTTTTTCCACGCCTGATTTATAAAAACGGATTGATTTCAATTTGCCATTTTCATACATTTCTCTCCAAGTGCTATCTTCTTTTCCCTCCTTATAAAAAGTTTCTACTTTCAACGATCCATCTCTATACCACAATTTGTATGTTCCACCTAATTTATCAGATTTATAAATTTCCTCTGAACGCAATTGTCCGTTTTCATACCATGTTTTCCATACGCTATCTCTCTTGCTTTCTTTGTAATACCTTTCGGATTTCAATTGACCATTTTCATACCATTTTTTTTCAAAGCCATTTCCAACAAAAAAAGTATCACAAATAGAGGTAATCACAGACCATCTATCATTCCGCAAAGACCATCTATCACGCCCCGGCACCGTTCGACAACGTTCCTCCCATCCACCTGAGGACTCTTTTTCTTCTATTAGATTACCTTTTTCATCAAAGTATTTATAGGAAAATAATTTTCCACCTTTATAAAATTTCTCCTCTTTTATTTGGCCATTTTCATACCACCATTTCCATACGCCTTCACGCAGCCCCCCTTTGTATTTTCCTTCCAATCGATCTTTTCCATACCATGATTTTATAAAACATATTTCATTTTCTTCAGCTTTGCAATTTTGTTCCGTTATCAACGATCCATGTTTTGACCATTCCTTCCAAGCGCCATCTTTTTTACCATTTTTATATTGACCTTCTTGCAGCTTATTTCCATTCTCATAAAATGAGACGTATGGGCCGTCTTTTACACTATCGCGATATGTTGTGATGGATTTTACAGTGCCGTCTGCGTAATATTCTTTGCGCTCCTCGGAGCCATTGTCGCAGGCAACGTCTTTGTCGCAGGCGAAGAAGAAGAAAAGTGAAGAAAAAAGCAATGTGAATAAGGTAATCTTTCGGAATTTCATAATCAAACCGCAATTTAAAATTATTCTTCCTGCAAATTACAACATACAAAGGAGATTGATTATAGACAATCTGTTAAATCAGAGTAAAATTTTACTGGATCCTTCCCCTATCGCTACGCTCCAGGATCAGGATGACGATGTCAGGGTGAATGCAATCCCCATCCCGAAACGGTGTCCGGGATGACTTGGGCGCAAGAAGACAAAGTCCTTCCCAAAAGCAAGTCAAGAAATTATGGTTCCTCGCGTACGCGAGGATGACAAATTCCTAACCACTGTTTACTGTCTACTAGCCACTTATTCAGCGGTTTTGCGGTAGGCTTTGGGCGAGACGCCGACGAGGCGCTTGAAGAACTTTCCAAAGAACGAAACGTCCGGGAAGTTCAGAATTTTGGAGACTTTCTGGATGTCTCTGGATGACGAGCGCAATAGCACCTTGGCATCGAGGGCGATATGTTCGTCAATCCAGCGCTTAGCATTCTTGCCGGTCTGCTCTTCAGCAACGGCGGAGAGGTACTTCGGCGTAATGCCGAGTTCATCGGCATAGAACTTCACAGAATGTTGCTCGCGATGGTGTTCAACAACAAGGTCGATAAATTGAGAGAATAGAACTTGACCTCGGCTCTTGACAACATCTGTGGTCATGGGTTCGTGATCCATTCCAATACATTCGTAAAGGAGTCCAATCAAATAGTTTTTGAGAACTTGCAAACGGCAAGTATTCGTTTCTGTGGTTTCGAATTTTTTCTTTAAAAATTCAAAACTTTCATTTAGCTGTTTAAACTTTTCTTCATCCAATTGATGCAACGGATTTTCACGAGATTTCAGAATCAGTCGCGTATTGTCATCAAAGCGGATGATTAATTCTTCAATCATATTCTTGGAGCAGGCAATACAGATTGGATCAAAATCGTCAGATGCCTTTTTTGCTTTCAAGACCTGTTCCGGGAAAACAATGAACAGCGCGCCCGCTTCAAGTTTATAGGTTTTTAAGTCCAGTTCAACTTCAACGGAACCGCGCCTCACGAGGAGCAGCACCGCCGCCTGGACCTTGACGTAATTTTCGAGCCCGAACTCCTTAAGATTGGTAAACATGGCAATCTTATCGGGCAAAACATTTACTTGTTGCAGATAATTCAGCATCGAGAAATCTGCAGTTCGGATGTTTCCGTTCTTATGCAATGGGTAGTTATTCATTATAAGAACATCTTAGCAAAAAGTAGTGGAAACGTCAATTGGGCTATGAGTTACGGGGTCACGCCTTCGGCGCTTTGAGGTATGAGCACGGAACTTTTGCTTCTCTGAGCACGCTTCGCTTTAGGCTATGACGTCACTGACAACTAAGTTCTACCAACTAAATCTCATACCCTATTTTTCGGAACTCACCTAGAATAGTTTATAGCTGAAATAGAGCGTATAGGCAAAGACGCCACGGCTCATGGGCTCAAAGAACTCCGACGAATAGGCGGCAATCTTGGCATAGGCGTCAAGGCGCCCTCCCATAGAAAGCCTACCAAACAAATCATATTCCATCGTTGTCTTATTCATCAGCAACATGTCCCAACCATCGGCACCATAGTGCGGCAACGATCCCGGAATTGTATGCAGCGCATCGACTACGGTCTTATTTTTGATGCGTAACCTTTTTCCCACTGAAAATTCAACCCCCAAGACATACTTTGCGCCCATGTTGTACTGATAATTGTCCATGTCCGACTCATATTCGGGATGCACAGCCTGAATCAAATCATCATAGCCCATATCGGTCGTACCGAGCAATATGAAATAGATTTGGTGGTACATTCGAAAACGCATCGAGGGCGAAATCAAAAGCGAATAATCGACACCCGTTCCTATAGAAATTGTACCGACCGTTGCAAAGTCACCATAGAACGTGCTATAGTCGAGAAGCGTCGCAAAATCGACCCAATGACCGCGACCATGAACGCCCGCATTCGTAAGTTTACCCGTCACGTCAAGTTGGAAAAGCGTCCCGTCTGGGCCAACTTCGCCACGTGTATATAAAGTAAAATAATCAAATGGACGTTTAACTTTTCTAAATGGCTTGCCGTATTCTATTTCACCACCGTACATGAAGTGTTTATCGTCCCAACGCTGGTCTAAATCGTCTTCATTGCGACCACCAAAGCGGTAAATATTTCCAAAGTGCGAACCCGCTCCCAAAAATATCGACATTTCCAACGGAGTATCCCCTGTAATACCATCGCGGTTACCAAAAACTTTCCTTTGTAAGTAAGCGGAGTGAGCCATTCCAAAAGCCACGACTTGCTTGTACCAAGAAGATTCTTCAACTCCATAAAGTTTGCGCGAGAGTCTGTAAAGGACTTCGCCGTAAACAGAGCCGCCAATTGATGTTGCAATCAAATCGTTAATGG
The Fibrobacter succinogenes DNA segment above includes these coding regions:
- a CDS encoding helix-turn-helix domain-containing protein, with amino-acid sequence MNNYPLHKNGNIRTADFSMLNYLQQVNVLPDKIAMFTNLKEFGLENYVKVQAAVLLLVRRGSVEVELDLKTYKLEAGALFIVFPEQVLKAKKASDDFDPICIACSKNMIEELIIRFDDNTRLILKSRENPLHQLDEEKFKQLNESFEFLKKKFETTETNTCRLQVLKNYLIGLLYECIGMDHEPMTTDVVKSRGQVLFSQFIDLVVEHHREQHSVKFYADELGITPKYLSAVAEEQTGKNAKRWIDEHIALDAKVLLRSSSRDIQKVSKILNFPDVSFFGKFFKRLVGVSPKAYRKTAE
- a CDS encoding toxin-antitoxin system YwqK family antitoxin, with translation MKFRKITLFTLLFSSLFFFFACDKDVACDNGSEERKEYYADGTVKSITTYRDSVKDGPYVSFYENGNKLQEGQYKNGKKDGAWKEWSKHGSLITEQNCKAEENEICFIKSWYGKDRLEGKYKGGLREGVWKWWYENGQIKEEKFYKGGKLFSYKYFDEKGNLIEEKESSGGWEERCRTVPGRDRWSLRNDRWSVITSICDTFFVGNGFEKKWYENGQLKSERYYKESKRDSVWKTWYENGQLRSEEIYKSDKLGGTYKLWYRDGSLKVETFYKEGKEDSTWREMYENGKLKSIRFYKSGVEKGSWKEWYESGKLKSVRFYKNGLEEGSWKEWQENGKLKKLENYKAGKLNGVQKEWNNDGLLIEERNYKNGKLDGYSKWWGENGKLKEYETFKDDEPDGIYKEWDDEGRLYEEKNYKDGELDGPRKTWYKNGKLKAVEYYKAGHEVGVGKWWDENGKLIAEEECRLGMDGCVRKEFFESGKLKWKGLFESDKREGIWKLWHENGRLASEGNYKGGKRDGIWKLWHENGQLAEEGAYKLYDKKYRNYEWHECRLDRLKCKTDKKDGKWNGWYANGQLRYEGFYKKGSEVGVWKEWYESGELKIEKRWVLLNVWEWKALYENGQLWYEGSYDKDRKNGVWKVYHKNGKLAFEGAYTLDEPVGIWKEWDENGDLTREGPYKSNEQAWKKWEEIGIPKHRHPEPIRQAQDKLRRRDWDPYRIRKVLKDLIHHIYNE
- a CDS encoding DUF3943 domain-containing protein; this encodes MMFRKLLILLMFCVLDTFAVEFSEVQDSLVENTIPQEIALSKLDKVYPLIVAGEVFGFNGFIWAWDRYVLDKGYARTGPSYWKRNFKEGWEWDHNHWAINFYGHPYQGATYYNFARGAGYGFYGSLLFAALGSCTWEMFAETEYPSINDLIATSIGGSVYGEVLYRLSRKLYGVEESSWYKQVVAFGMAHSAYLQRKVFGNRDGITGDTPLEMSIFLGAGSHFGNIYRFGGRNEDDLDQRWDDKHFMYGGEIEYGKPFRKVKRPFDYFTLYTRGEVGPDGTLFQLDVTGKLTNAGVHGRGHWVDFATLLDYSTFYGDFATVGTISIGTGVDYSLLISPSMRFRMYHQIYFILLGTTDMGYDDLIQAVHPEYESDMDNYQYNMGAKYVLGVEFSVGKRLRIKNKTVVDALHTIPGSLPHYGADGWDMLLMNKTTMEYDLFGRLSMGGRLDAYAKIAAYSSEFFEPMSRGVFAYTLYFSYKLF